One genomic region from Shewanella aestuarii encodes:
- the mdh gene encoding malate dehydrogenase — protein sequence MKVAVLGAAGGIGQALALLLKTQLPAGSKLSLYDIAPVTPGVAVDLSHIPTDVEVKGFAGEDPTAALVDADVVLMSAGVARKPGMDRSDLFNINAGIVRNLMEKVAVTCPKALVGIITNPVNTTVAIAAEVLKKAGVYDKNRLFGVTTLDVIRSETFIAELKGLNVADVKVNVIGGHSGVTILPLLSQVEGVTFTDEEVAAMTTRIQNAGTEVVEAKAGGGSATLSMGQAACRFGLSLVRGLQGEANVVECAYVDGGSEHAEFFAQPVLLGKNGVEKVLPYGEVSAFEANARDSMLDTLNADIKLGVEFVK from the coding sequence ATGAAAGTTGCTGTATTGGGTGCTGCTGGTGGTATCGGCCAGGCTCTAGCTTTATTGTTAAAAACTCAACTGCCTGCGGGCTCAAAGTTGTCTCTATATGACATCGCGCCTGTTACTCCTGGTGTAGCGGTTGATTTAAGTCATATCCCAACTGACGTAGAAGTAAAGGGGTTTGCTGGTGAAGATCCGACTGCTGCGCTTGTTGATGCTGACGTAGTGCTAATGTCTGCAGGTGTTGCGCGTAAGCCTGGTATGGATCGTTCAGATCTATTCAACATCAATGCTGGCATCGTGCGTAACCTAATGGAAAAAGTGGCTGTAACTTGCCCTAAAGCATTAGTGGGTATTATTACTAACCCAGTTAATACAACAGTGGCAATTGCTGCTGAAGTATTAAAGAAAGCCGGTGTGTACGACAAAAACCGTTTATTCGGTGTTACCACACTTGACGTTATTCGTAGCGAAACGTTCATTGCTGAGCTTAAAGGCTTAAATGTTGCTGATGTAAAAGTAAACGTAATTGGCGGCCACAGTGGTGTGACGATTCTTCCATTACTTTCTCAAGTTGAAGGTGTGACTTTCACTGATGAAGAAGTGGCAGCAATGACGACTCGAATTCAAAATGCTGGTACTGAAGTGGTTGAAGCTAAAGCCGGTGGCGGTAGCGCAACATTGTCAATGGGCCAAGCGGCATGTCGCTTTGGTTTATCTTTAGTGCGTGGCTTGCAAGGTGAAGCAAACGTGGTTGAATGCGCTTATGTCGATGGCGGCAGTGAGCATGCTGAATTCTTCGCACAACCTGTTCTACTAGGTAAAAACGGCGTTGAAAAAGTGCTCCCATATGGCGAAGTTAGCGCATTTGAAGCCAATGCACGTGACTCAATGTTAGACACATTAAATGCTGATATTAAACTAGGTGTTGAATTCGTTAAGTAA
- a CDS encoding ribose-phosphate pyrophosphokinase: MPDIKLFAGNATPNLAEKIADRLFCKLGDAVVGRFSDGEISVQINENVRGADVFIIQSTCAPTNDNLMELIVMVDALRRASAGRITAVIPYFGYARQDRRVRSARVPITAKVVADFLSSVGVDRVLTCDLHAEQIQGFFDVPVDNVFGSPVLLEDMLAKKLDNPVVVSPDIGGVVRARAVAKLLDDSDLAIIDKRRPQANVAQVMHIIGDVQGRDCIIVDDMIDTGGTLCKAAEALKEHGANRVFAYATHPVFSGNAAENIANSVIDEVIVTDTVPLSPEMLKVGKVSQLTMSAVLAEAIRRVSNEESISAMFRH; this comes from the coding sequence GTGCCCGACATCAAGCTCTTTGCTGGTAACGCCACCCCAAATCTAGCCGAAAAGATTGCCGATCGTTTATTTTGCAAACTTGGCGACGCAGTTGTAGGCCGTTTCAGCGACGGTGAAATCAGTGTTCAAATTAATGAAAACGTACGTGGTGCGGATGTATTTATCATTCAATCTACTTGTGCGCCTACCAATGATAACCTTATGGAATTGATCGTTATGGTTGATGCGCTACGTCGCGCTTCAGCTGGTCGTATCACTGCTGTTATCCCTTATTTTGGTTATGCTCGCCAAGACCGTCGCGTTCGTAGTGCTCGTGTACCTATTACCGCTAAAGTAGTTGCCGACTTCTTATCAAGTGTAGGTGTTGATCGCGTTCTTACTTGTGATTTACATGCTGAGCAAATTCAAGGTTTCTTTGACGTTCCAGTAGACAACGTATTTGGTAGCCCAGTGTTACTTGAAGATATGTTAGCAAAGAAACTAGACAACCCAGTTGTTGTATCACCAGATATTGGTGGTGTTGTACGTGCTCGTGCGGTTGCTAAATTATTAGATGATTCTGATTTAGCGATTATCGACAAACGTCGCCCTCAAGCAAACGTTGCCCAAGTGATGCATATCATTGGTGATGTTCAAGGTCGCGATTGTATTATCGTTGACGATATGATCGACACTGGTGGCACCTTATGTAAAGCGGCTGAAGCATTAAAAGAGCATGGCGCAAATCGTGTATTTGCTTATGCAACTCACCCTGTATTCTCGGGTAATGCCGCTGAAAACATCGCTAATTCAGTTATCGATGAAGTGATTGTGACTGACACTGTTCCATTAAGCCCTGAAATGCTTAAAGTGGGTAAAGTATCACAATTAACCATGTCTGCAGTACTCGCTGAAGCGATCCGCCGTGTGAGCAACGAAGAGTCTATCTCTGCAATGTTTCGTCACTAA
- the ispE gene encoding 4-(cytidine 5'-diphospho)-2-C-methyl-D-erythritol kinase, with translation MKTKLPISKSWPAPAKLNLFLHITGRRHDGYHELQTLFQFIDHCDYLDFHVTETPEIRLHSNMADSVPDSDNLILKAAKSLKRYTQFPGGADIWLDKLLPMGGGLGGGSSDAATTLVALNSLWKTDLPLSKLVEIGLALGADVPVFINGLAAFAEGVGEKLQPVKPAELWYLVIVPDAHVSTQAIFQHADLPRNTPKLSLDTLLSKPWSNDCQNLVIKQYPQVANALNWLVEYAPSRMTGTGACVFGEFKHSQQALDVLAKLPAGMKAFVAKGLNTSPLLARLESSETIF, from the coding sequence TTGAAAACAAAACTTCCCATATCAAAAAGCTGGCCTGCTCCTGCTAAATTAAATTTATTCTTACATATCACAGGACGTCGTCATGATGGTTATCATGAATTACAAACCTTATTTCAGTTCATCGATCATTGTGACTACTTAGATTTTCATGTTACCGAGACACCTGAAATTCGTTTACACTCGAATATGGCTGATTCTGTCCCTGACAGCGATAACTTAATTCTAAAAGCAGCAAAATCATTAAAACGATATACGCAATTTCCTGGCGGTGCTGATATTTGGCTCGACAAATTACTGCCTATGGGCGGTGGTTTAGGAGGCGGTTCTTCAGACGCAGCTACCACATTAGTCGCGTTAAATTCACTTTGGAAAACCGATTTACCATTATCTAAGTTGGTTGAGATTGGACTCGCGCTAGGTGCTGATGTACCAGTGTTTATCAATGGGTTAGCGGCTTTCGCCGAAGGAGTTGGTGAAAAGTTACAACCGGTAAAACCGGCCGAACTTTGGTACTTGGTTATCGTACCTGATGCGCATGTATCAACCCAAGCTATCTTCCAACATGCCGACTTACCTCGTAATACCCCCAAACTCTCACTGGACACTTTACTGTCCAAACCTTGGTCAAATGATTGTCAAAACTTAGTGATCAAACAATACCCTCAAGTTGCCAATGCCTTAAACTGGCTGGTAGAATATGCGCCGTCGAGAATGACCGGAACAGGCGCTTGTGTGTTTGGGGAGTTCAAGCATTCGCAACAAGCGCTTGATGTATTAGCAAAATTACCTGCTGGTATGAAAGCTTTTGTCGCAAAAGGGCTCAATACGTCGCCATTACTGGCACGGCTTGAAAGCTCTGAAACAATCTTCTAA
- the lolB gene encoding lipoprotein insertase outer membrane protein LolB, whose translation MLRFSQIKYSMAICIILLFSACTSLPSPTYQPVEVSDASLANNWEIQGKISIKSSSDKFSTNLYWFHHTQGNELRLTTVLGTNVLTLKNTQGMASLEVDGKTYHDRDAQNLLEGISGITIPFNKLPLWITGQISSNDDVVSYNSQGKVKQLISTDEQADWIVEFISWQQQSGAMVPKQLKIERADVQIKIQTNQWQALTPQLTTGK comes from the coding sequence TTGTTGCGTTTTTCTCAGATAAAATATTCAATGGCAATTTGTATCATCTTGCTATTCAGTGCCTGTACAAGCTTACCTTCACCGACATACCAACCTGTTGAGGTTAGCGATGCTAGCCTTGCTAATAACTGGGAAATACAGGGAAAAATATCCATTAAATCATCCAGTGACAAGTTTAGCACTAACTTATATTGGTTCCATCATACCCAAGGTAATGAATTACGCCTAACCACTGTACTGGGTACAAATGTGCTTACTCTCAAAAATACTCAAGGTATGGCATCACTCGAAGTGGATGGGAAAACCTATCATGATCGCGATGCGCAAAACTTATTAGAAGGAATAAGTGGGATCACTATCCCATTTAACAAACTTCCCCTCTGGATAACCGGTCAAATAAGCAGCAACGATGACGTTGTTAGCTATAATTCACAAGGCAAAGTGAAGCAGCTGATTAGCACCGATGAGCAAGCAGACTGGATAGTCGAGTTTATCAGCTGGCAGCAACAAAGTGGCGCAATGGTGCCTAAGCAACTCAAAATTGAGCGTGCAGATGTACAAATTAAAATTCAAACCAACCAATGGCAGGCATTGACGCCACAGTTAACTACAGGAAAGTAA